The Eubacteriaceae bacterium Marseille-Q4139 genome has a window encoding:
- a CDS encoding NAD(+)/NADH kinase gives MRKFYIIANTEKERAKQAKDEIAAYLEARGCTCKSSKRAFSGQNHYTEPDEVPEDTECVITLGGDGTLIQAARDLAGRNLPIIGINMGTLGYLTQIAGTDDIESHLDALIEDRYQIEERMMLTGRVYHNGVMTAENIALNDIVLTREGPLRVLKFRIYVDGELLNVYSADGMIVATPTGSTAYNLSAGGPIAAPGAKLMILTPVSPHTITSRSIVLEAGSKIRLEISRANSGGQTAAFDGDSYVGLEQGDFIEIEKSELVTRVVKLDQRSFLEILKHKMFEE, from the coding sequence ATGCGGAAGTTTTATATCATAGCAAACACGGAAAAGGAGCGCGCAAAGCAGGCAAAGGACGAGATTGCCGCATATCTTGAGGCGCGCGGCTGTACCTGCAAAAGCTCGAAGCGGGCGTTTTCAGGGCAGAATCATTATACGGAGCCGGATGAGGTGCCGGAGGACACGGAATGCGTCATCACCCTGGGCGGCGACGGGACGTTAATCCAGGCGGCCAGGGATCTTGCCGGCCGGAACCTGCCGATCATCGGCATCAACATGGGAACGCTGGGGTATTTGACCCAGATTGCCGGCACCGACGACATCGAAAGCCACCTGGACGCGTTAATCGAAGACCGCTATCAGATCGAGGAGCGGATGATGCTGACCGGCCGGGTGTACCATAACGGCGTCATGACGGCGGAAAACATCGCCTTAAACGACATTGTCCTCACAAGGGAAGGGCCTTTGAGGGTCCTGAAATTCCGGATTTATGTGGACGGAGAGCTTCTAAATGTGTACAGCGCCGACGGGATGATCGTGGCGACGCCCACCGGTTCCACGGCCTACAACCTTTCGGCCGGCGGGCCCATCGCGGCGCCGGGGGCAAAGCTCATGATCCTGACGCCGGTTTCGCCCCACACGATCACGTCCCGAAGCATCGTTTTGGAGGCCGGAAGCAAAATCCGCCTGGAAATTTCCAGAGCCAACAGCGGCGGACAGACGGCAGCCTTTGACGGCGATTCCTACGTGGGGCTTGAGCAGGGGGATTTTATTGAGATCGAAAAGTCAGAGCTTGTGACGCGGGTTGTCAAGCTGGATCAGCGTTCGTTCCTGGAGATTTTAAAGCATAAGATGTTTGAAGAATAG